The Silene latifolia isolate original U9 population chromosome Y, ASM4854445v1, whole genome shotgun sequence sequence TCAAACCTACTCGACGTGGTGGCGATAGATGTTGCGGTTTGAATAACCAATACAATAGATGTTCTTGATTGAATAACCAATGCAAAACTAAATAATGAGATGCAATAATTGTAGTATACATACCCAAGAAAAGTGTCAATGACTCCAAGGGAGATCTTATTCATGTTCAACAATGAAGCTATGTCTTCCTTGGCGAGGCGCAACCTTTTCTTGGATCCTAGGACATTCTCGATCAAATTAACATCGGTCACTTGATTATCGCGCATCACACTAACTACCCTTGCCGTGTCGTCTACAATCGTAATTTTGGTCCAAAAGCGCTTTCAACTGGTTGTTTGATCTTGTCACTGATCCACCACCACTTATCTTACTTTTACCACTTTCTACTTTCTGGGAATTAGAAGTTCCAGATGTCTTCCGTCTTTTGGGTTTAGGTGTCATCGCAGTCTTTTCCGTAATCTTTTCCCCTGTCTTTTCCCCCATCTGCTCCCCGTCTTCTCCCCTCTCTCGATTCCGGGTTTTTCGACATTCCTGGGAAAAAGAATTACACCTATAATTATTAGAGCTTGCTTTCAGTGGCAAGAACTAAAAAAAGACGGTTAACTGTATGGCTTTCATACCTTTACGTAGCGTAAAGTGATTCCATTTTTCGGCCAAAGTACAAAGAAACCAAGGGCATCACCAACAGTAGCAAATTCCTCAGTTGGTATAGGTAATGGTGTGTCATCCTTACCTTCCATGAGAACGTAAATGCATACCACCGAACGTTTACGCTCCAATTTTTTTACCATGACAAACTGATGCCTGACTTGTGGTCTTGAATACTCGTCCAAGTGCCACCTTAGTGAAGTCATTAGTATCTTGCACAGTTAGCTCACATTCAAATCCCTGTGGAGCAGTGGACAAGCAAGCAACCAGCAGCATAAGTAAAATGTTTATTATCAATTCagaaatatatatatatgatcactAACATAGTCAATTGTTGCTAGATTTAATTACCTTCTCAGGTATGGCATCAAATGGATCAGAAATATGATCACTAACATTCCCACTGTTGCAATTCATCTCGACCTCAGCTGCGTCTTTCTCATTGTGAACGGAATAACTAACATTCCCATTTGTCTGTTTCTCCCCCATCATTTTTTCAAAGTCTTTATAAACCTCTGACCTCACTTGTTCTGTGATCTGCTTTGTAAGCTTCTCTAAAAACTCTGGTGAAATGACAGTAGTACTCTCATCTCGAGTTCGTTTGCATCTGCCAATGTACTGCTTATGCCCGACTCGACCCCCAACACCTCTAACACGACCATAATGCTCAGCAGTTCCAAGCGCTTTTGTCAATTCATCAACTTTTCCGCTAGGTACAAATTCTCCTTTCTTGACCTTTTCCTTCAACACTTCCTGTTTgcaattattttcattaaattgtAGCACATGGCATGGAGTATTATATATGATTTTTTACCGAGTAGTGATAAACGAAATGGAGTACTCACCGACTCTTCAACTATTTTTCGGTCTCTGAATTTATACATGCTCCGTCATTGCCTACTCTTCCCTCTATCCATAAGTCACCTCATTTTATGATAGTTGGGGTTTGACTACTTTCTTCTCCTGAGTCGTCTATCCCCGTTCCTTTCTCTTTTTCTTGTTCTT is a genomic window containing:
- the LOC141627557 gene encoding uncharacterized protein LOC141627557, with the translated sequence MTEHEVLKEKVKKGEFVPSGKVDELTKALGTAEHYGRVRGVGGRVGHKQYIGRCKRTRDESTTVISPEFLEKLTKQITEQVRSEVYKDFEKMMGEKQTNGNVSYSVHNEKDAAEVEMNCNSGNVSDHISDPFDAIPEKGFECELTVQDTNDFTKVALGRVFKTTSQASVCHGKKIGA